A window from Citrus sinensis cultivar Valencia sweet orange chromosome 5, DVS_A1.0, whole genome shotgun sequence encodes these proteins:
- the LOC127902378 gene encoding uncharacterized protein LOC127902378 gives MSKGKEKVVEIGDDELGFFPSLLADSAFDPGVPLEPTRSSVGTSARRMSPQTTSTSGSSGEEGPSGSEDTLSEDQGGDSGEGSSPGAPRPEGRSTVGGRASSRDYAIDYMTCTTTFNELDDLRLRYSIPGEIPLKIPGKKDTPSRPPRGYVTLFLESFKFGLRCPLQPYFARILNGLNLAPGQLNPNGWRVLSVSWGVHFPLKPDQLKRVEAVLVNSCPSQKLKRSRPPTTKRDQNKDAPATKRKNIVQQVPPLQALPPAPAKVGESSGAATDPASSSPPVAPRSRLPDSRAEHLVPYLNELSKLVSKKDLEDFDGCTLGELVGAMQYSTFHLSCMTTYYKAKVGRYDRKMKEDIQSATTRADVAEKKAGELNVENLKLIEQESLAQAKAITLEEELTKVKEDLQRQRAMYEAQLESLRDSHRAQRPDMKMDDLAAGVAQHMDEEAAKEDAEGIEPIVIEEESSPPRSLPADVGEINEKLPLITFLSCNHELFFRLRISSSLSGRAGSGLAYGFATYLGKFSDVWDSARLHAVE, from the exons ATGTCGAAGGGTAAGGAGAAAGTCGTTGAGATTGGTGACGACGAACTAGGTTTCTTTCCTAGTCTGCTCGCTGATTCTGCTTTTGACCCTGGGGTCCCCTTAGAACCCACTAGGTCTAGTGTCGGGACTAGCGCTAGGAGGATGTCCCCCCAAACGACCTCCACGAGCGGAAGTAGTGGTGAAGAGGGACCTTCTGGCTCGGAAGACACCTTAAGTGAGGATCAAGGAGGTGATTCTGGTGAAGGATCTTCACCAGGAGCGCCGCGACCAGAGGGGCGTAGTACAGTAGGAGGTAGAGCCTCGTCGCGGGATTACGCTATTGATTACATGACCTGCACGACCACATTCAACGAGCTGGATGACCTCCGGCTCAGGTATAGCATTCCTGGTGAAATTCCTCTCAAGATCCCAGGAAAGAAGGATACACCTAGCCGGCCTCCTAGGGGATACGTTACCCTGTTTCTGGAAAGCTTTAAGTTTGGGCTAAGGTGTCCCTTACAACCCTACTTTGCCCGTATACTTAACGGGCTAAATCTGGCTCCTGGTCAGCTGAACCCCAATGGGTGGAGAGTgctctctg TTTCTTGGGGTGTTCATTTCCCGCTCAAGCCTGACCAGCTCAAACGGGTCGAGGCCGTATTGGTTAATTCCTGCCCGAGTCAAAAGCT GAAACGTTCTCGGCCTCCGACAACCAAGCGGGACCAGAACAAAGATGCTCCTGCTACGAAGCGAAAGAACATCGTGCAGCAAGTTCCTCCCTTGCAGGCTCTTCCTCCTGCTCCTGCTAAAGTCGGGGAATCTAGTGGAGCAGCCACTGATCCTGCTTCCTCTTCTCCACCTGTCGCACCTCGGTCTCGCTTACCTGACAGCCGAGCAGAACACTTGGTCCCCTATCTCAATGAGTTGTCTAAACTCGTGAGCAAGAAGGACCTGGAGGACTTTGACGGTTGTACCCTGGGCGAGCTGGTGGGAGCCATGCAATATAGCACTTTCCATCTCAGCTGCATGACCACCTACTATAAGGCCAAGGTTGGCCGTTACGacaggaagatgaaggaggacaTTCAATCGGCGACGACCAGAGCTGACGTTGCCGAGAAGAAAGCGGGGGAGCTAAACGTTGAGAACCTCAAGCTGATAGAGCAAGAATCtcttgctcaagcaaaagccattacCCTCGAGGAGGAGCTGACCAAGGTCAAGGAAGATCTGCAAAGGCAGAGGGCTATGTATgaggctcagctcgaatctctCCGCGATTCCCACCGAGCTCAG CGTCCTGATATGAAGATGGATGATCTTGCAGCTGGTGTTGCTCAACATATGGACGAGGAAGCGGCCAAGGAAGATGCCGAAGGGATAGAGCCGATCGTGATTGAGGAGGAAAGTTCTCCTCCTCGTTCACTCCCTGCTGACGTTGGCGAG ATTAATGAAAAACTGCCTTTGATTACTTTCTTGAGTTGTAatcatgaattattttttcgtTTGAGAATCTCCTCGTCTTTGTCTGGTCGAGCAGGATCGGGCTTGGCATATGGTTTTGCCACCTACCTTGGAAAATTTTCCGATgtttgggattctgctcgtcTCCACGCGGTCGAGTAG